A window of the Xiashengella succiniciproducens genome harbors these coding sequences:
- a CDS encoding MotA/TolQ/ExbB proton channel family protein: MKKLFAFLAVFGMLTFGASTLYSQEESVSEEVTTTEAAVEEAVEAAPVAVSTSDVAEEQGGLHKQLKIKFVEGGVPWMMPILIFLILGLAICIERIIYLNLSDINSKKLLQRVEAALNEGGIEAAKEVCRNTRGPIASIFYQGLLRWDEGMEIVEKSIISYGSVQMSLLEKGFTWISLFIALAPSMGFLGTVIGMIQAFDQIQIMGDISPTAVAGGIKIALITTVFGLIVAMILQVFFNYLINKVEGIVGDMEDSSISLLDILVKYNVKH; this comes from the coding sequence ATGAAAAAGCTTTTTGCATTTTTAGCAGTTTTCGGGATGCTAACATTTGGCGCATCGACACTTTATTCTCAAGAAGAATCTGTATCAGAAGAGGTAACCACTACCGAAGCTGCTGTAGAGGAAGCTGTTGAAGCAGCTCCGGTTGCAGTAAGCACATCGGATGTTGCTGAAGAACAAGGCGGATTGCACAAGCAGTTGAAGATCAAATTCGTAGAGGGTGGTGTACCGTGGATGATGCCTATTCTAATATTTCTTATATTAGGTTTGGCTATCTGTATTGAAAGAATTATCTATCTCAACCTTTCTGACATTAACTCAAAGAAGCTTCTTCAAAGAGTTGAGGCTGCACTTAACGAAGGTGGTATTGAAGCAGCAAAGGAAGTATGCCGCAATACACGTGGTCCAATTGCTTCAATTTTCTACCAAGGATTACTTCGTTGGGATGAAGGTATGGAAATAGTAGAAAAATCAATTATTTCTTACGGTTCTGTTCAGATGAGCCTTCTAGAAAAAGGATTTACCTGGATTTCTCTTTTCATCGCTCTTGCTCCTTCAATGGGATTCCTTGGTACAGTTATCGGTATGATCCAAGCATTTGACCAAATCCAAATCATGGGTGATATTTCGCCTACTGCAGTTGCTGGTGGTATTAAGATCGCTTTGATTACAACCGTATTCGGTCTTATCGTAGCGATGATTCTACAAGTATTCTTCAACTACCTTATCAACAAAGTTGAAGGTATCGTAGGTGATATGGAAGATTCTTCTATCTCCCTGCTTGATATTCTTGTAAAATACAATGTAAAACACTAA
- a CDS encoding ExbD/TolR family protein, translating to MAKGKRRVGEINAASMADIAFLLLCFFMMVTTMNTDTGLGRMLPPPVPEKVEDDTPPIRERNVFEILINSQNQLLVEGAPMQLRDLKDAAKNFILNPMNEAHLPEKEAKEISRVGVVLVTPKATISLQNDRGTQYQTYLAVQNELQKAYNELRNEFAKAYFGAPFDDLTSEEQDIIRKEVYPQRISEAEPRNVKGGK from the coding sequence ATGGCAAAAGGAAAAAGAAGGGTAGGCGAAATTAATGCTGCCTCAATGGCCGACATTGCCTTTTTGCTGCTCTGTTTCTTTATGATGGTTACTACCATGAATACTGATACGGGGTTGGGACGTATGCTTCCCCCCCCTGTGCCGGAAAAGGTTGAGGATGATACACCCCCAATCAGGGAACGTAACGTTTTTGAAATATTGATAAATTCTCAGAACCAGTTACTTGTTGAAGGTGCACCAATGCAGCTTAGGGATCTTAAGGATGCAGCCAAGAATTTCATCCTGAATCCTATGAACGAAGCTCATCTCCCTGAAAAAGAAGCAAAGGAGATATCTCGCGTAGGAGTTGTATTGGTAACACCAAAAGCAACTATCTCTCTTCAAAACGACAGGGGTACACAGTATCAGACATATCTGGCGGTACAAAACGAGTTGCAGAAGGCTTATAACGAGCTTCGTAATGAATTTGCAAAAGCATATTTTGGCGCTCCCTTTGATGATCTAACATCAGAAGAGCAGGATATAATCCGTAAGGAAGTTTATCCACAAAGGATTTCTGAAGCCGAACCACGTAACGTGAAAGGAGGAAAGTAA
- a CDS encoding ExbD/TolR family protein: MSKFRKKDKRGVGGLNTASLPDIVFMLLFFFMVSTSMRDVELKVRVRNPEASEVTKLEKKSLVTYIYVGVPQSSFQSKFGTEPRLQLNDQFASVDDIQSYIVQERESMSENDRPLMTVSIKADYDCPMGIITDVKQALRKAQALKISYSARKGDYIANN; encoded by the coding sequence ATGAGTAAGTTTAGAAAAAAAGATAAGAGAGGCGTAGGTGGTCTTAATACCGCATCCCTGCCCGACATCGTATTCATGCTACTGTTCTTCTTCATGGTAAGTACTTCCATGCGTGACGTTGAACTTAAGGTGAGGGTTCGTAATCCTGAGGCATCAGAAGTAACAAAGCTTGAAAAGAAGTCTCTGGTAACCTATATTTATGTTGGTGTGCCTCAAAGCTCTTTTCAATCAAAATTTGGTACTGAACCACGCCTTCAACTTAATGACCAGTTCGCTTCCGTTGATGATATTCAAAGTTACATCGTTCAGGAACGCGAGTCTATGAGTGAAAACGATCGTCCTTTGATGACCGTATCCATTAAGGCAGACTATGATTGTCCAATGGGTATTATCACTGATGTAAAACAGGCTCTGCGTAAAGCACAAGCGCTGAAAATCAGCTACTCGGCCAGAAAAGGTGATTATATAGCTAATAACTAA